Below is a genomic region from Sphaeramia orbicularis chromosome 6, fSphaOr1.1, whole genome shotgun sequence.
AGGGTTAAGCTGTTGGCATAAATCTGCGCTGGATATTTTGCTTCCTCCACTTTAATCCACCAACAAAACACATTATGGATAGCTAGCAAGGCCATTCTGTAATAAAGTGGGTTTTAGCATGTGAGATAAATACAGGGAAAAAATACTTTTAGAGAGCGGAGGTCATGCAGCAAACCATGCATCGgtggcttctctctctctctctctctctctctctctctctctctctctctctctctctctcagctttCTCCTGCATGCAGTCACACAAATATCAGCCACACATCAGCAGACCCTTACTGCTCACTTGACAAACAAGAAAGCGCAGAGCAGAGACAGTGTCAGTCCTTGTTAGGTTACATCATTGCCCAGAGGACGTAATCTGGCTGACATGGGATAGATAGGGCACACACCCAGTTGGCCTTTCAGAGCATGTGCACACATTAAACTGAGAAAGAAAGGCGAGACTGAGAATTTTATGCACATCTGAGTTAGCCTGCATCGGCTGTGTCAGCTCATCTTTCCTCCCCTCATGTGCTGCACTCAGCAGCCGAAGCTGGTGGCTTCTGGATTTCATGTCGATATGATTTGGTCAGATCGGGCTGCGGGTCTTTGATGTTTAGGATGAACAGCCAATCAAAACAGTATGATTATCCTCCAGCCCCAATCCCCTGCTCTGATTAATTCCAATTCGCTATGGGGTTCAGGTCTTAATCTCCATAAACCTTTAGATCAGTACTTAGCCTTTGTGACAagggcacacacatacatgcagatAAAAAAAACGGACACACATATGATGTCTCAAAATGGCTTACTTTTTCATTCTGTCATGCAGAGCTGAAGACAGGCAATTAAAGATCACTCATGGGGTTATTATCAATGTCTGATTTTAAGCCTCTGAGGAAATGGTAATTGCTGGGTAAATGTCAAAATGCTATAGCAGCTCTTGCTCAGGCCAGCTTTTCCTACAATACATGATGTCACTAGGGGTTAGTTTAACAGGACTTTCCAAGcaagtgattttctttttttcctctgacCTTTCATTGTGTTTAACCCAAAATATCAACATAACTAGCACAAAGAAGAGATTACaacagagggaatcccacctttAATGTTTCCCAGAGGTTCTCTTTGAGTCTCCTTTACAAAAACACATCCTGCTGCTTTCTGCCTCATGTTGTCGCTgattcctcacttcctgtctctgtAATATCCAGCTCTGTTTCCCCAGAGCCCTGATTGAACACCATGAGGACATGCATAATTCAGTATGTGACAGAGCTATGGTGTCTGTGCCTCAGCTGTGCTCCTACTTTAAGATTTAAATGTGGAAATTTAGAGACAACACTGAGAGATGGAGGCCATCACTCTGAAGGTGGTCTTCATTAATGGAAGGCTTATCGTCATCTGTCATATGCTCTGGCTCAAAACTCACCCAGATTATGTGCTTTATGACAGTACACATAGGGCTGAATCTGTGCAgtgacaaggactggactggaatgtGCATTTCGAATAAACCTGTACATCAGCAGCAACTGGACAGATTTACATTCATGGTCAACAGTGTGTGCATAAATATGTGGTATTTCCATTAGATCATGTTAGATGATGaagaataggggtgtaagaaaaaatatcagttctgcaatatatcacaatatttcatttcacaatactgtatcgatatttaaaagtactgcattgatatttttaggtatttattcaaatgcagatattgtggaggttcatttttgtttttgttttttgtttatattttatttattattatttaacactcttttattagatAATGTtggctcctttgttgggatcgcacaaaaataatgttttgatgttagttctgaactaatagaatatgaacatttgaacaggatcttaaactgtaatcttaaacataatttaagttataacacaggaaaattttgtgatatagcattagatcttgttgtgatcaaataaaaatgtgtttagtatttgtgtatatttctggtgtaattcaattcttcaaggaaataatcattaaaaaaaagaaacaaacaaaaaattgcctttttaacagtatcatgatatatcatgatataccaTATAGTGATCCTAGTATTCTGGTAttatatcaccagattcttgccaacacactcCCCTAATGAAGAACATTTAATATTGTAATGGCGAGTCAGTACAGTATAGAATTATGCATGCTGAAGAACCAGGGGTTGGTTAAATAGAGATTACAAAGCTGCTCTGTCATGTATAATTCAAATATGTGGTTATCTTTGATTTCTGACCATAAGCCGGAAATACTATTCTGCTATTGACCTCAAGTTTATTGTCTAATTCTTAATTCTAAACACCGGTAGTTAAAATAATGTAGCAGTTTATAAGACTGAGGTATTGCATTCAGGTGTGTTGGTGTGATGTGCTAGTCTTTCAAGTCTCAGTCCTCATACAGAGGGACATTCATGGCTGGATGGGATGTCCTTGGAAATGGGAGAACACGGGTATTGATTCTCGCTAACACACAACTCTTATTTatagttatcttttttctttatgCCTACCTCACCAAAAGATGTGTCCTGACAGGGCAGATAACTCTTTGAGGCAGATGTGACATTTTCAGAGCCCCAATGATGGATCTCAGCGTTTTTACACTGTCATAACTGTCATGGAGTTATAGTTCACATATCCCTGGTTGATGGATTATAATGGGTCAGTATAAGAAAACAGCACAAAGAATTTTGACAGTACATCCTGGGGCGAGAATGCAGATTTATCTATGAATAAAGTGTTTCTTCCTATATATTTAATACAGTTAAATTGCAGAAGGGaaatatatataatgtaaactaatcAGATCTAATTGTGCATATTCATGTGGACTCCTTGGGAAATTTATTAAGTGTTGATTTCAGTTACTGCGGTATAAAGTCGATATACTAAGTGTCAGTATAAATACATGAGGTGGATGGCTGAGTTAATACTGCTCACATTGCTAAGCAGATAACTCAGTTGTAGTCTTTGCATTGTCAAATTCAAAACAGGGAAGAGAACGTCGCAAAAAATGTCTTATTTCTTCTAGCATCCTAACATTAGGATGAACCAATGCCACTTAAGGTTCAGTGGAGAATAAATGATGTTGATGTGATGTAATGACTCTTACAGGGGCTCCGCATGAATGTATAGTGAAGAACATTGGGATAATTAAGCCTTTAACATTTGAACATTATCACATCTAATTATATTAACTCTTGTGATTCTTAATTTGTATTGAATTTATGAAGAACAGTTCATTTGTATGATTTTAAAGTACTGTTATATACACAGTTGTGACGTCCCACAGTGTAATAGTCAAATCTATTTATTTCTCCATGTTTAATTGCCTACTTTATAGACTTTACTCCATCAATATACAGTTCCTTGCATCAGGCTTACATAAAGATGGcagagcagcacacacacacacacacacacacacacgcacacacacacacgcacacacacacacacacacacacacacacacacacacacacacacacacactaggagaTGTGGTCTATTAAACCTCAAAATCATTTAGTGCACCTCTTTCCGGTAAACCATTTGAAACCTGAGACATGTCTGATTGATCCGCTTTCATTTCATTGCCCCACCAGCCTTTTTCTTTCATCTCTTAGACTCAGGCAAGTCTACTCCATTATTGTGCTCTCTGCAGGGTTCCTTCAGGGTGACTTGGTATTTAGTGGCTGGATTATAGCCACCTTTTCACCTTTATCTTTTCAAGAAGCTCTTCTGATGCTGAGGTTCTTCTGTGCTACGCCGCCACATAAATGTACTCGTTGCCTTAGCTTAGACACACAAGCAAAACTGCAAAATGTAACTTCTCAGCAAAATTTCTGTAACTATTTCCAAGCGGTCTGTCTTTGTTGTAGAGATGCCCGCTACAGTCCTTTGATgcttgtatatttgtgtgtttgtctgtgttttacaaATGTCCTCTGTGTAATCAAAGAACAGTGTGTTTCATACTGTCCATCTGTGCTCTCCTGTTCCTCTATTCATCTCTAAATCCAGCCTGGTTTTGTAAAGCTTTTAAAGCAAATGTACAGTAGATGAAAAGGCACTAATGTTGGCTCACTATGTAATGGTTTGCCCTCTGTTGTCAGAGCAGGAGATGCTGTAATTACTGAGGCTAACATTTGAAATATGCTGAGTGTGTAATATGTTAAGGGCATCCTCTGTCCTCATTACtaacagtctctctctctctctctctctctctctctctctctctctctctctctctctctctctctctctctctctctctcaggacTCCCTCATCTTGGAGAAAAATGACATGCACCACCCAGTCTGCTCCTTCCAAGATGACTTTCAGGAGTTTGAGATGATTgacgatgaagatgaggatgatgaagaagaggaagaagacgaagaggCTGACCTTGATGCACCCCCGTCACCGTCAGcttcccctcccccctcccctacGCTTGGCACTCTAAAGAGCAGACCCACCACACTGAACCTCACTACCGCTGTGTCACAGGTAAATAGTCAGAAGCTTTTAAAGCTCCtgaatacacaaaataaacacaaataataagTAGTTTGTCTTTGAAAAGTCCAAAAATAACTAAactctctctttcttttcatTAGGATTCACTAAACAATAACAGCAGCCTCTCCCCAAAGAAAGGAAGCTGGCAGGACTCTTTACGCAACCCAGCATCACAGGGTGAGAATGTGATGTCAGATCTGTAATGAAATAGATATAGGGTTTGGAGACGTTTTTGTGCCTTTTTTATTTGTGTTGACATGTTCATGTACCATGTAGgtagtgtaatgtaatataatagtaTTATGTaatcaaatgacaaaataagtacAAAATAAGTACAATCTTGTACTGTTACTCAAAATTTTGATATTACAAAGGGATAACATGACACTATATTCCATTCAGTCTAAAACATTTCCTATTTGTACAGTATAATATTCATTCTGTTGCTTTGGATCTTTTCACTTTGAATGAATGCCCTCTTATGGCATGTTACTAAACAACACGGGTGAGCAAAGCCTTTGAGACAAATCTGAGTATTTCCCAGTTAAAATCTCTCAACATTTCAGTACATTAAAGTGATCACACATTACCCGATTGCAATATTACATCACTTTAATGAAGTACTTTAAATAGTTGCATTATTTGTTATATATAGGTATATAAGGTATTGCATTTTTAAAGTAACCATCCCAGCACTGAACATGTGACTTCATGGTACCTGTTTTGGTAAAAGTCTAAATTATTATGTCGTACATAAACATAAATGTGTCCTTGGGTTAGTGATTTTCCTTGTATCCATGTAACCTTCTCCTTCCTAAGTGATTTTTGAAATGAAGCAAAAACTATTAAGGAATGAACACAAATCAGATCTCTCCTTTACGCCCATCCAGGCCGTCTGTCTCCAACCCACTCTTGTCTGGAGGATGGTAGCCACGTGACAGGCCAATGCCCAGCCTCTCCAGTCTCCCAGGCACCAGGGTCCCAGAGCAAAGGTACTCCACCAAAACAGGGAGGGGAGGGCGGGAACCCCCAGTCCCCTCACAGGCCCCTCCTCTGCGACATGGAGGGCAACAGGCGGGAGAGGCCCGAATACGGTAACAAAAAGGCCATCCCAGCAGGCTTAGAGCTCATCTCAGTGTTGTGCAGTGTCGTGGTGTGATGTGCTGTGAATCAGTCTTGTTTAATAATGTATAAGTTCAGCAAAATAACGctgttttagttatttatttattttttaaatcaccGTGCAAATTTCTTGGCCCTTTATTAGTTTGCATCTAATGCGGAAACATTTGCTGAACTTGCTCATCCTACATCTTCTTTTGAACTGGTTTTGAACTTTTGGTAATCTTTGTGCATAATACTTTGCACTTTAATGGTATCCTTTTCCCTTTATTATCAACATTTATCTGCTCTCCACTTCCCTGTTCTACCCTCCTGCATTACTGACTTAATAATCCTTTAAATTATTCAGTTTTTTCATTCTCTTGTGTTCTCTCTTGTCTCTTTGCATCTGCATCTTTTCAGGCTCATTTGGTCAACATAAGACACATTCATGCTCTGTCAATGAGGAACTCAAGGCTGATCCCTCCATCCATACAACCAGAGTACCTTCAGTGGACGAGCACTCCCAATGTTCAGACACAGAGGTGGACCATGACCTTAACAATGACCACAACCACAAACATTCAAACCGGCGTGCCACTGACACCTACACAATCACCAGCGAGTCCGGAATGGAGCCAGAGAATGATCTAGACCCAGACGGAACTAGTCGCTGCTTGTCATCCACCGCACCCATGGGAGCAAACGATGGCGCAGATACACCCTTGTCTGACGAGGAGCTGGAGAAGGACTTTGAAGTTGAGTACATGTGTAAGGAGACATATGATATGGTGTGTAAGGAGAATCAGTCCTCATATGTGGAATTCCCCTCCATTGAACCCTCCGAACCAGCCTCTTTCTCGAGCTACATATCCTCCAGCCGCTCAGATGCCCTCGACCAATCCAATATTTCAGATCCTCTGGCAGCTTCAGCCATGGAAGCTGCAGCTAACGACTCCACCTCCCCATCATCGGACCCAGGGATAGCAGACATGAACCAGCGGGGTTATGTGACTTCAGACCAGGATAAGGACCTCAGCTCCCCGGGCTCTGACTCTGACATTGAAGGAGAGATAGAGGCAGCGTTCGCTTGTGGAGGTCCAGTGGTCTCCAACATGATCTCTTCCATCTCAGAGACAGAGCTTGATCTGACCAGTGATGACAGCAGCAGCGGACGCTCATCTCATCTCACCAACTCTATTGAAGAGGCCAGCTCACCCACATCAGACCAGGAACTGGATCCAGATACAGAGTTAGAGCAGGATAGTGGCATCGTGGGACTGAAAGCATCTCTCCTCCTAGGCCAACCTGACCCAATCAAAGAGGGGTCTCCTcttccctctccttctcctttACCCTCACCCACTCTTGCAACCCCATCCCCTGTTGACTCACCCATCTTACCCCCTGAGTCATACGATGATGGTCAAGCTCTGATTGGACTTCAGAGTGTGGATGATGAGTTGTCCTGTGAGCACCAGGCCGATCCAGATGAAACTCTACCTCCAGCTCAACGCTGTGAGGACAGCCTGTCCAGACAGATGGTACTGCAGATTGAACCAGACCACAGCCTCGAGAGCTTTAAGCGCTCATTCTACCTTCCAGTGGGACCCAGAATCATGCCAAGCGCAGATGATTACGATGGAACCAGTGAAGGTGACTCAGAATCAGAAAGTGAAGATGAACTCAGTGAGAACTCAGACTCACCATGGTTGCTTAGCAACCTAGTCAACAGGATGATCTCAGAGGGCTCTTACCCAATCAGCTGTCCTGAAGAGTGTTTCAAGAGGAAGCCATCAGTGTCGGATACTATCTCACCATCGTCAGACATCGGAGAGACTGACAGTTTCAATGATGAGGACCAAGACAAGAAATCAGGGATGGATGGACAGGAGGAAGAAGATAAGGAAGATGAAGGGTTCAGAAAGGAAAGGATTGAGCCAGGAGAGGGGAGGAAGAGCATGGAATGTTCTGAGGAAGCAGCAGCAACAAA
It encodes:
- the mapk8ip2 gene encoding C-Jun-amino-terminal kinase-interacting protein 2 isoform X2: MADRAEMFSLSTFHSLSPPGCRPAHDISLEEFDDEDLSEITDDCGIGLNYDSDPYEKDSLILEKNDMHHPVCSFQDDFQEFEMIDDEDEDDEEEEEDEEADLDAPPSPSASPPPSPTLGTLKSRPTTLNLTTAVSQDSLNNNSSLSPKKGSWQDSLRNPASQGRLSPTHSCLEDGSHVTGQCPASPVSQAPGSQSKGSFGQHKTHSCSVNEELKADPSIHTTRVPSVDEHSQCSDTEVDHDLNNDHNHKHSNRRATDTYTITSESGMEPENDLDPDGTSRCLSSTAPMGANDGADTPLSDEELEKDFEVEYMCKETYDMVCKENQSSYVEFPSIEPSEPASFSSYISSSRSDALDQSNISDPLAASAMEAAANDSTSPSSDPGIADMNQRGYVTSDQDKDLSSPGSDSDIEGEIEAAFACGGPVVSNMISSISETELDLTSDDSSSGRSSHLTNSIEEASSPTSDQELDPDTELEQDSGIVGLKASLLLGQPDPIKEGSPLPSPSPLPSPTLATPSPVDSPILPPESYDDGQALIGLQSVDDELSCEHQADPDETLPPAQRCEDSLSRQMVLQIEPDHSLESFKRSFYLPVGPRIMPSADDYDGTSEGDSESESEDELSENSDSPWLLSNLVNRMISEGSYPISCPEECFKRKPSVSDTISPSSDIGETDSFNDEDQDKKSGMDGQEEEDKEDEGFRKERIEPGEGRKSMECSEEAAATNPILYMSNLTGDTITPLILERCVNKAKGTYSEKNFTGLLSKNARRQEEDEEPNNDLMMLQERRDLDSPSLSESVISDKDEGRETEPRPTSRSSASLERITEVKNSLTLDIPTAQTNRCFSLTYSTDNDEEEEDDGDSYPFLGNLRQQSSFRGSDLELDSSPPIDSSVPDHPSSDHDLPLCEKDLALRQPNEDDGLAYDSMKYTLVVDENTTLELVSLRRCTSVLSDDSELSTICDEEPLGTREEVYGRDDEEVRPELLSSSEDSSPEADLPFSKKFLNVFVNSTSRSSSTESFGLFSCTINGEERDQTHRAVYRFIPRHADELELDVDDPLYVEEEEDDYWYRGYNMRTGERGIFPAFYAHEVIGQSKELLGMKRNPAWMETFSVQFLGSVEVPYHQGNGILCAAMQKIAISRKRTVHVRPPSLCELEISLQGVKLIMSLEDEYDTLDEFDRCSHFFQMKNISFCGCHPRNNCYFGFITKHPMLNRFACHVFVSQESMRPVAECVGRAFQEYYQEHLEYACPTEDIYLE
- the mapk8ip2 gene encoding C-Jun-amino-terminal kinase-interacting protein 2 isoform X1, with the translated sequence MADRAEMFSLSTFHSLSPPGCRPAHDISLEEFDDEDLSEITDDCGIGLNYDSDPYEKDSLILEKNDMHHPVCSFQDDFQEFEMIDDEDEDDEEEEEDEEADLDAPPSPSASPPPSPTLGTLKSRPTTLNLTTAVSQDSLNNNSSLSPKKGSWQDSLRNPASQGRLSPTHSCLEDGSHVTGQCPASPVSQAPGSQSKGTPPKQGGEGGNPQSPHRPLLCDMEGNRRERPEYGSFGQHKTHSCSVNEELKADPSIHTTRVPSVDEHSQCSDTEVDHDLNNDHNHKHSNRRATDTYTITSESGMEPENDLDPDGTSRCLSSTAPMGANDGADTPLSDEELEKDFEVEYMCKETYDMVCKENQSSYVEFPSIEPSEPASFSSYISSSRSDALDQSNISDPLAASAMEAAANDSTSPSSDPGIADMNQRGYVTSDQDKDLSSPGSDSDIEGEIEAAFACGGPVVSNMISSISETELDLTSDDSSSGRSSHLTNSIEEASSPTSDQELDPDTELEQDSGIVGLKASLLLGQPDPIKEGSPLPSPSPLPSPTLATPSPVDSPILPPESYDDGQALIGLQSVDDELSCEHQADPDETLPPAQRCEDSLSRQMVLQIEPDHSLESFKRSFYLPVGPRIMPSADDYDGTSEGDSESESEDELSENSDSPWLLSNLVNRMISEGSYPISCPEECFKRKPSVSDTISPSSDIGETDSFNDEDQDKKSGMDGQEEEDKEDEGFRKERIEPGEGRKSMECSEEAAATNPILYMSNLTGDTITPLILERCVNKAKGTYSEKNFTGLLSKNARRQEEDEEPNNDLMMLQERRDLDSPSLSESVISDKDEGRETEPRPTSRSSASLERITEVKNSLTLDIPTAQTNRCFSLTYSTDNDEEEEDDGDSYPFLGNLRQQSSFRGSDLELDSSPPIDSSVPDHPSSDHDLPLCEKDLALRQPNEDDGLAYDSMKYTLVVDENTTLELVSLRRCTSVLSDDSELSTICDEEPLGTREEVYGRDDEEVRPELLSSSEDSSPEADLPFSKKFLNVFVNSTSRSSSTESFGLFSCTINGEERDQTHRAVYRFIPRHADELELDVDDPLYVEEEEDDYWYRGYNMRTGERGIFPAFYAHEVIGQSKELLGMKRNPAWMETFSVQFLGSVEVPYHQGNGILCAAMQKIAISRKRTVHVRPPSLCELEISLQGVKLIMSLEDEYDTLDEFDRCSHFFQMKNISFCGCHPRNNCYFGFITKHPMLNRFACHVFVSQESMRPVAECVGRAFQEYYQEHLEYACPTEDIYLE